Within the Catalinimonas niigatensis genome, the region GAGATTGAGCTATCAACAGCAGAAAGGGAATGTTTACAGGGGATTTTACACAAAGGTAGGCATGCAGCTAGGACAATAAAACGAGCCAGAATGCTGCTTCTTTTATCAGATGGACTTACTGCTGAAGAAGTAGCTGATAAATCCGGAGCAGCGCTTTCTACTGTCTACAAAATCTGGAATAGGTATTTTGAAGAGGGGAAGGATATAGAGAAGACTATTAGAGAAAAATATCGTTCTGGACAGCCGCCAAAGCTCACGGAAGTTGTCAAGGCACATATTACAGCCATTGCCTGCAGCAGACCTCCTGAAGGCAGAAGCCAATGGAGCTTAAAAATGATAGCAGACAAAGTAGTGAAGTTAGGCTATGTTGAGGGCATCAGTACAGAGACAGTAAGGAAGTATCTGAAAAAAAGCTCATCAAGCCCTGGCAGAAGAAGTGCTGGGTAATTGGGGAAATTGATCAGCAATATCTACAAAGAATGGAGCAGGTACTGGATACCTATCACAGGAAACCAGAGCAAGCAGAGGTGAGGCTATGTTTGGATGAGCGGCCATGTCAATTACTGGAACAGGTAAGAGAACCCCTGCCAGTAAAAGAGGGCAAAGCCTTCCGAGAGGACAGCGAATATAAAAGAAAAGGGACGTGCAATATCTTTTTAGCTTATGATATAGATGCTGGTATTCGCCACACCAAAGTGACAGAGAGGAGAACAAAGGAAGATTATGCGATTTTTGTAAATGAAATCCTAAAGGAGCATTATCCTGAAGCCGAAAAAGTAACGCTCGTGCAGGATAACCTTAATACCCACAGTTATGGTTCTTTCTTTAAAGCTTTGGATGAGGTTAGGGCATGGCAACTAAGGGAGAAAATCAGCTTCTGCTTTACTCCTAAACACGCCAGTTGGCTGAACCAGGCAGAAATAGAATTTTCTGCCTTAAGCCGACAATGTCTGAAACAAAGACTAGGCTCAATTGAAGAAATTAACAGAAAAGTAACTGCATGGCAACAGATGAGAAACGAACAAAAAGTGAGCATCTCCTGGAGCTATACTACAGAAGATGCTCGAAAAACATTTAGGAAATTCTATCCTGAAAAAGGTTCTATGAATTAAGTGGTTGATGTACTAGTTTGGTTTTGAAGACGATCACGACATGGGCGTGAAATACATACACAGCACAAGTCGGTGGCAGGCAGCTTATTACAAAAGTGCGGAGGAGTTTGTATTTGGTCCGACAGAGCCTAGCCCCAATCGTTATTCTTACGACATCACAGGGCGCAACAAAGAAAACAACCAGCTTGACTTCAAGGCAGTGCGGCGAACGGGCGATAGCCTGTCGCATGAGTTGGGCATTTCGTTGCAGGGCGGGTTGGTTTATAACATAGACACGGAACGCAATGGGACCCACTATGCTGGTGAAGTGCACTATGAATACCAGGCTGAGCATAGCCCTTGGAACATCAAACTGCAGGCTATGCTTTATCGTATCAATCCTGAATATGACCCCGATAGCGAATTGGATTATGTGGAAATGGGTGCCTATGGGGCAAATTACCATGTGTCAAATAAAGGGGAAATTTACACAGCAGGGATATCCTATCACATTCCCGTTGATACAAAGCTTCTGTAGCGCATTGACATTTACAACAATTACGGCTACTATCACAAGCGCGTAAATGGTTACGAGAACGCCCACATGAATGTGCTGGGCGCCTTGTGGACAGCAGGTCCTATGTACATCTACACGGATGCTGCCATTGGGTATAACCATCCCTGGCTAGGTCCTGAATGGGCGAATGCATTTGCCGCAGGTACCCCTGGCGAAACGAAGTGGCATATACGCTTTAACATCAACATGGGATATTATTTTTGATTTTTTAAAAACATTATCAGTGAGTAAAGTAAGAAGTAACACACAAAAATCTTTGGGACTGGAGGTAAATGGTCCTGTATTCTGGTCATCCATTGTATTTTTATTGGTAAGCATAAGCCTGGTGCTTATTTTTCGGGAGAGTGCAGAGACATTTTTCGGCGATGTGCAGACAGCTATCACCTCCAACATGGGCTGGCTTTTTATACTGTGTGTAAACTTCTTTGTGGGTTTCTGTCTGTTTGTAGCCTTCAGCCGGTTTGGTGCGATAAGGCTAGGCGGCAAGGATGCTAGCCCAGAGTTCACCACTTCAGCCTGGTTTTCCATGCTCTTTAGCGCAGGAATGGGTATAGGTTTACTTTTCTGGAGTATTGCCGAACCTATTAATCACTTTCAGACGCCCCCACTTGGGGAGCCTGGCACACCCGCTGCTGCCCGTCAGGCGATGAATTTCACCTTCCTGCATTGGGGCATGCACGCCTGGGCCATTTATGCCCTGGTGGGACTGGCATTGGCATACTTTACGTATAACCGGCAGTTGCCGCTGACAGTACGCTCTGCTTTTTATCCTTTCCTGGGTGAGCGCATCCATGGCGTGATAGGGTATATCATTGATATTCTGGCTGTCATTGCCACGCTTTTTGGCCTGGCTACCTCTCTTGGCTTCGGTGTACAGCAAATAGCGGCTGGCATGCATCACGTTTTCCCTTCCATTCTCAATAATATTACCACCCAAATTATACTGATTGTCATCATCACTGGTATTGCCACTATCTCTGTGGTGACCGGAGTAGATAAGGGTGTTCGCATCCTGAGCGAATGGAATATCTGCATTGCCCTGTTGATACTTGTGGCTGTGGTAGTATTGGGGCCTACTGTTTTTATACTTGGCTCTTACGTTCAGAACACGGGTGCTTATATTGGCAACTTTATGCAGCTATCTTTCTGGAACGAAGCTTACTCAAACAACAACTGGCAGGGTTCCTGGACTGTTTTCTACTGGGCCTGGTGGATATCCTGGGCGCCGTTTGTAGGTATATTTATTGCCAGAGTATCCAAAGGGCGAACCATCAAGGAATTTGTACTAGGCGTGCTCATTGCCCCTTCACTCCTCTGTTTTTTATGGATGACAGCTTTCGGAAGTACAGCACTGAGTGAAACCCTGGCCGGCAATACAGCCATTGCTGATGCAGTGGCCGCAGATGTATCTACGGCACTGTTTGTATTCTTTGAACAACTGCCTTTTTCCACCATATTATCCGTAATTGGCGTTTTACTGGTATCAGGTTTTTTTGTTACTTCCTCCGACTCAGGATCACTGGTGGTGGTCAGCTTAACTTCTGGAGGCAACTCAAATCCTTCGGTGGGCTTACGCGTATTCTGGGCAGTGGCGGGAGGCGCTGTGGCCGCTGTGCTTTTGCTTGGAGGTGGTTTACAGGCATTACAAACAGCCGTTATTATTACAGGTCTTCCTTTTGCTATGATACTTTTGCTGATGTGTTACAGCCTGTACCGCGGCCTGGATGAGGAAGCTACAGAGGAAACAAAACTTGGCAAGACGCAACAGCGAAAAGACTATCAACAGCTCGTAGCCGAAATGCTGGCCAAACGTGCCCGTAAACAAGATGCCGGAATGTCCGAAACCAGAAAAGATAATCCTACACCGCCAAACCCAGATACACTATGATTACGATTGATGCTATGATGGTCTGCCTGGACCTGAGCGACATAGACGAAAAACTGGTGGCCTTTGCCCGCTCCATATGTGAACGCCTTGAGGTACATAAAGTATACTTTGTACACAACATTAAAGTATATGAGCTTAGCGATGATTTTAAAGACCAGTTTGGAGACCTGGACCTTGCCAGTGAGGTTGAAGAAAACATTCAGGATATTGTAACCGAACAGTTTGGCAATGTATCCGACCATGAAGTGTTTGTGAGTGAAGAGCCCAATACAGAAATGATACTTACCGACCTGGTAAAACGCTACAAGGTAAAGTTAACCATACTTGGCAAGAAAATGAGCGACAAAAGCACGGGTGCCCTGGGTACAAAGCTGTTACGCGTACTTCCGTGCAGTGTACTGGTATTCCCAGAAACGGCTCGCTTTAATATTCAAAAAGTGCTGGTACCGATTGATTTTTCAGATGCCTCCGTCCATGCGCTCCGGCTAAGTAAAAACCTCACTGACCAATTGAAGCTTGAGCTGGAAATTATGCACGTGTACCGCCTGCCAAGACAGTTCTTTCCGCTTATCTCGGAGGAAAAAGCTATCAGAAAAGCTGAAGAAGTAGTAAAAGGAAAGTTTGCCGGCCTACAGAAGAGGCACCAGGAGATAGCCGCCGTTCCTTATACTTTGGTAAGAGCTGCCAACAAGAGTATAGCAGAACGCATCACCTTGCACCTGGAGAAAGGCCGTCACGACCTGCTGGTATTGGGCCTGAAGGGAAATAATCCCTTGCCTTCGCTAAGTCTGGGCAGCGTGCCTACCGAAATGTACAACACAGATATTGATGTTCCGCTTTGGCTAGTGTATTCTGAAGATGTCATCAAGGTGAAATAAATCAACAAGCTTGTGAGCGGAAAGGCGTGTATGGATCGCAGCGAGAAATATCAACCTCCTCCCGTTGCCACCAGATTACTTATTCCTGTTACCACCATATCTACCCCTATGGCTCCCAGAAAGAAGCCGTTGATGCGCAGCAGAAGCTCCATGTTTTTATCAAAAGCGATTTGCAGCTTTTTAGAGCGCATGCCATGGCGTATGCTTTTCATCCCCATGATAATGAAGAAGTTGACCAGCATGATAATCACCAGCGACAGTATGCCTTGCCACAACGCCAATTGCTCCGACATGAGTACAGTCAGTGAAATAGTGCCTGCGCCCACCATGAAGGGTAACGCAATTTCTGATGCCAAATCATGGAGATCTCCTT harbors:
- a CDS encoding BCCT family transporter; translated protein: MSKVRSNTQKSLGLEVNGPVFWSSIVFLLVSISLVLIFRESAETFFGDVQTAITSNMGWLFILCVNFFVGFCLFVAFSRFGAIRLGGKDASPEFTTSAWFSMLFSAGMGIGLLFWSIAEPINHFQTPPLGEPGTPAAARQAMNFTFLHWGMHAWAIYALVGLALAYFTYNRQLPLTVRSAFYPFLGERIHGVIGYIIDILAVIATLFGLATSLGFGVQQIAAGMHHVFPSILNNITTQIILIVIITGIATISVVTGVDKGVRILSEWNICIALLILVAVVVLGPTVFILGSYVQNTGAYIGNFMQLSFWNEAYSNNNWQGSWTVFYWAWWISWAPFVGIFIARVSKGRTIKEFVLGVLIAPSLLCFLWMTAFGSTALSETLAGNTAIADAVAADVSTALFVFFEQLPFSTILSVIGVLLVSGFFVTSSDSGSLVVVSLTSGGNSNPSVGLRVFWAVAGGAVAAVLLLGGGLQALQTAVIITGLPFAMILLLMCYSLYRGLDEEATEETKLGKTQQRKDYQQLVAEMLAKRARKQDAGMSETRKDNPTPPNPDTL
- a CDS encoding helix-turn-helix domain-containing protein, which translates into the protein MSREIELSTAERECLQGILHKGRHAARTIKRARMLLLLSDGLTAEEVADKSGAALSTVYKIWNRYFEEGKDIEKTIREKYRSGQPPKLTEVVKAHITAIACSRPPEGRSQWSLKMIADKVVKLGYVEGISTETVRKYLKKSSSSPGRRSAG
- a CDS encoding universal stress protein translates to MITIDAMMVCLDLSDIDEKLVAFARSICERLEVHKVYFVHNIKVYELSDDFKDQFGDLDLASEVEENIQDIVTEQFGNVSDHEVFVSEEPNTEMILTDLVKRYKVKLTILGKKMSDKSTGALGTKLLRVLPCSVLVFPETARFNIQKVLVPIDFSDASVHALRLSKNLTDQLKLELEIMHVYRLPRQFFPLISEEKAIRKAEEVVKGKFAGLQKRHQEIAAVPYTLVRAANKSIAERITLHLEKGRHDLLVLGLKGNNPLPSLSLGSVPTEMYNTDIDVPLWLVYSEDVIKVK
- a CDS encoding MarC family protein, whose protein sequence is MIAAIVSFLVMLNPFALFLYLKPIMNDLSVEDFRTVFIKASSISFGIFLGFLLLGDLVFQQVFRINFESFRIFGGIVLFSFAYVFIVQGKKGFIQIKGDLHDLASEIALPFMVGAGTISLTVLMSEQLALWQGILSLVIIMLVNFFIIMGMKSIRHGMRSKKLQIAFDKNMELLLRINGFFLGAIGVDMVVTGISNLVATGGG
- a CDS encoding IS630 family transposase; translation: MDQQYLQRMEQVLDTYHRKPEQAEVRLCLDERPCQLLEQVREPLPVKEGKAFREDSEYKRKGTCNIFLAYDIDAGIRHTKVTERRTKEDYAIFVNEILKEHYPEAEKVTLVQDNLNTHSYGSFFKALDEVRAWQLREKISFCFTPKHASWLNQAEIEFSALSRQCLKQRLGSIEEINRKVTAWQQMRNEQKVSISWSYTTEDARKTFRKFYPEKGSMN